A single Camelus dromedarius isolate mCamDro1 chromosome 26, mCamDro1.pat, whole genome shotgun sequence DNA region contains:
- the LOC105093598 gene encoding ubiquitin-like protein 4A, with protein sequence MAAVQQTGKALQGHECSLQVSEDELVSTLKHLVSGKLNVPERQQRLLFKGKALADGKRLSDYSIGPNSRLNLVVRPLEKVLLEESTAWRLAEALPPTPAAWQLISKVLARHFSAADASRVLDQLQRG encoded by the coding sequence CGTGCAGCAGACGGGGAAGGCGCTCCAGGGCCACGAGTGCAGCCTGCAGGTGTCGGAGGACGAGCTGGTGTCCACGCTGAAACATCTAGTGTCCGGGAAGCTGAACGTCCCCGAGCGCCAGCAGCGGCTGCTGTTCAAGGGCAAGGCTCTGGCAGACGGGAAAAGACTCTCCGATTATAGCATTGGGCCCAATTCCAGGCTCAACCTAGTGGTCAGACCTCTGGAGAAGGTGTTACTGGAAGAAAGTACCGCCTGGAGACTGGCCGaagccctgcccccaaccccggcCGCCTGGCAGCTCATCTCCAAAGTCTTGGCCCGCCACTTCAGTGCTGCAGATGCCAGCAGAGTCCTGGACCAACTACAGAGGGGTTAG